One segment of Radiobacillus kanasensis DNA contains the following:
- a CDS encoding VOC family protein produces MMNQICVITIRVTNVQEAVSFYTEKLNFQVSERYGESIVQLEHDGVPLILEESSDIKSGNNVVLGLLSNDIQEDFQAMKERGIRVLLDSPQPCPPGHFFVIEDPFGNQIEIVEFDEQ; encoded by the coding sequence ATGATGAATCAAATTTGTGTTATTACGATTAGAGTAACTAATGTACAAGAAGCTGTTTCATTTTACACGGAAAAGCTTAATTTTCAGGTTTCAGAGAGGTATGGAGAAAGTATTGTTCAGTTAGAACATGATGGTGTACCACTTATTCTAGAGGAGTCATCTGACATAAAAAGTGGAAATAATGTCGTATTAGGACTACTATCCAATGATATTCAAGAAGACTTTCAAGCAATGAAGGAGCGAGGAATCCGTGTCTTATTAGACTCTCCTCAGCCTTGCCCTCCTGGTCACTTTTTTGTTATAGAAGACCCGTTTGGGAATCAAATTGAAATCGTTGAGTTTGATGAGCAATAA